Proteins from a single region of Candidatus Woesearchaeota archaeon:
- the dapA gene encoding 4-hydroxy-tetrahydrodipicolinate synthase — MTLPRLKPGAYTAIVTPRNANNSIDYRRLHSFVEEQITADITGLVVMGTTGEGDYIADFNAKSYARFAHYSRIINAVGEQRDAMKSEIPLIVGIKGQQASEAIRRSNIALDYGADAGLLVTPPYGKPRQNGLIAYFEKVAAESQLPFVLYDVQGRTGVSLEPETVGHLAQIPNIIGLKAATADMKRIKAYVDAAGVANKTRAQPFYVFSGDDATTYQAIQQGAKGGIAVVSNIIPREWTEMVTNALTNNSQAETLAADWKPLCDATMAYGNPMSTKAILEILGRGVGLAHPELGSLEPDEKADLERRLSDYPELKR; from the coding sequence ATGACATTACCACGATTAAAACCAGGTGCGTACACTGCAATTGTAACACCCCGAAATGCAAATAATTCTATTGACTATCGCCGATTACATTCATTTGTTGAAGAGCAGATTACTGCCGACATCACTGGTCTTGTGGTTATGGGCACGACGGGAGAGGGAGATTATATTGCTGACTTTAACGCGAAGAGTTATGCGCGTTTTGCTCATTATAGCAGAATAATTAATGCTGTTGGTGAACAAAGAGATGCAATGAAGAGTGAAATCCCTCTTATTGTTGGTATTAAAGGTCAGCAAGCAAGTGAAGCAATACGTCGTTCAAATATCGCACTTGATTACGGTGCTGATGCTGGCCTCTTAGTAACTCCTCCGTATGGTAAGCCACGACAAAATGGTTTAATTGCCTATTTTGAAAAAGTTGCAGCAGAAAGTCAACTTCCATTTGTGTTATATGATGTACAGGGCAGAACTGGTGTAAGTCTCGAGCCAGAGACCGTTGGACATCTTGCTCAAATTCCAAACATCATCGGTCTCAAAGCTGCCACAGCTGATATGAAGAGAATAAAAGCGTATGTCGACGCAGCAGGCGTTGCAAACAAAACGAGAGCTCAACCATTTTATGTCTTTAGCGGAGACGACGCAACTACCTACCAAGCTATTCAACAAGGAGCAAAAGGAGGTATTGCAGTAGTGAGTAACATTATCCCTCGAGAATGGACAGAGATGGTAACTAACGCATTGACTAATAACTCACAAGCAGAAACACTTGCAGCTGATTGGAAACCTCTTTGTGATGCTACCATGGCCTACGGAAATCCTATGTCCACCAAAGCAATACTTGAAATTCTTGGACGAGGAGTTGGTCTTGCTCATCCTGAATTAGGGTCACTTGAACCAGACGAAAAAGCTGATTTAGAGCGACGACTTTCTGACTATCCTGAATTAAAACGGTAG
- a CDS encoding radical SAM protein, with the protein MTTFYIESYGSWQSTANAQRMADLLSRADFHLVNQLEQADIVLFSISSPDDSTAKIFFSQLENIKQQYPYKLIILAGCYPRYNKEKIARHSFCNFTQIHRIVEVVEETLSRNILKITELGELPPLDTATIRTSKLIEIVPITLGCTSSCVFCSSQVISQGVRSYPPAEIIAFVRQALNEGVKQIWLSSQDSASYGIDLGTSGVTLSSLLEELTSLPGDFRILLDKFRFPSLQRGINGLIKSLSHPKLFKFIHVPIYSGSDTLLKSHKIDYTSREVLEVTKSLRTQLPALTFSTQIQIGFPDESPEDFWQTLDLVRKICPDKIEILLFANYSLKAVPNQPPIESAELERRLKVITDVAHNTAILQNERWKNWQGNVVVDKQGEIPGEWIAHNDSYKPVFITGNYRIADTLTVRITKTTDSLLYGQVLKVLPLL; encoded by the coding sequence ATGACTACGTTTTACATTGAATCATATGGTTCTTGGCAAAGTACGGCTAATGCGCAACGTATGGCAGACCTTCTTAGTCGTGCCGATTTTCACCTAGTTAATCAGCTTGAACAAGCAGACATTGTTCTCTTTTCCATCTCCTCTCCAGACGATTCTACTGCAAAAATATTTTTTTCACAATTAGAAAATATAAAACAACAATATCCTTACAAACTAATTATCCTTGCTGGGTGCTATCCTCGCTATAATAAAGAGAAAATAGCACGTCACTCTTTTTGTAACTTCACCCAAATTCATCGTATTGTCGAAGTTGTTGAAGAGACCCTGAGTCGTAATATCCTCAAAATCACCGAATTGGGCGAGCTTCCTCCTCTTGACACTGCCACGATTCGTACGTCTAAACTCATCGAGATTGTCCCCATTACTTTAGGCTGTACTTCCTCTTGTGTTTTTTGTAGTTCGCAGGTGATTTCACAGGGGGTGCGTTCCTATCCTCCGGCTGAAATTATCGCTTTTGTTCGTCAAGCTCTCAACGAAGGTGTAAAACAAATTTGGCTTAGTTCACAAGACAGCGCGAGTTATGGGATTGATTTAGGGACCTCAGGCGTGACTCTCTCTTCCTTGCTTGAGGAACTAACATCCCTGCCAGGAGATTTTCGTATTCTTCTCGATAAATTCAGATTTCCTTCTCTTCAGAGGGGCATTAATGGACTTATAAAATCTTTAAGTCACCCCAAACTATTCAAATTTATTCATGTGCCAATTTATTCAGGAAGTGATACTCTTCTTAAGTCTCATAAGATAGATTATACTAGTCGCGAAGTCTTAGAAGTAACTAAATCTCTGCGCACACAATTGCCTGCTCTTACTTTTTCAACCCAAATTCAGATTGGTTTTCCTGACGAATCACCTGAAGATTTTTGGCAAACCCTTGATCTTGTGCGAAAAATATGTCCGGATAAAATTGAGATCCTATTATTTGCCAATTATTCTCTAAAAGCTGTACCCAATCAGCCTCCAATTGAAAGTGCTGAATTAGAACGTCGTCTCAAAGTCATTACGGATGTTGCACATAACACTGCCATTTTACAAAATGAACGCTGGAAAAACTGGCAGGGAAATGTTGTTGTAGATAAACAGGGGGAAATACCTGGAGAATGGATTGCCCATAATGATTCTTACAAACCGGTTTTCATCACTGGAAATTATCGTATTGCTGATACTCTCACCGTTCGCATAACTAAAACCACTGATTCTCTGCTTTATGGTCAGGTTCTTAAAGTGCTTCCACTGTTGTAA
- a CDS encoding alanine--tRNA ligase, whose translation MDPKTLREKYFTFFESKGHKRIPSASLIPVNDASVLFNTAGMQPLVPYLLGQPHPQGIRLVNIQKCLRTVDFENIGDNTHHTFFQMLGNWSLGDYFKKEAIEWSFEFLTSKQWLGIPLNMLGFTVYRGDDKVPRDDEAVKLWRAAGVPEKRIAYCGKDNFWSAGDTGPCGPSTEMFYWTGDGAAPETFDPDDNRWVEIWNDVFMTYNRQANGELIPLTKKNVDTGMGFERALAVLNHQKSSYETGLFTPIIERLEELAGVSYQQKKREMRIIADHLRSAVFVIGDDNGIAPSNVDRGYILRRLIRRAIRYAKLIGINEPFTADLATIIVKEYGDYYTELKRNQAKVLDELAKEEEKFSQTLEKGLHILEKLTASKSTISAEDAFLLFQSYGFPLEMTQELAAEKNIAVDTVGFHKEFEKHQELSRTAAAGMFKGGLADHSEQTVRLHTATHLLNEALRKVISADIHQRGSNITPERLRFDFNFPRKLTSEEIKKVEDEVNRVIHAQLVVVRKEMTHDQAVKIGAEMEFGVKYPATVSVYFVGDYSKEFCGGPHVNNTQDIGKFKIIKEEASAAGIRRIKAVVE comes from the coding sequence ATGGATCCTAAAACCTTACGAGAAAAATATTTCACTTTCTTTGAGAGCAAAGGTCACAAACGCATCCCCTCTGCCTCACTTATTCCGGTTAATGATGCTTCTGTCTTATTCAACACGGCAGGCATGCAACCCTTAGTGCCTTATCTTCTTGGCCAACCACACCCGCAAGGAATTCGCCTTGTCAACATCCAAAAATGTCTGCGTACTGTTGACTTTGAGAATATTGGTGATAATACGCACCATACCTTCTTCCAGATGCTGGGTAATTGGTCGTTAGGCGATTACTTCAAAAAAGAAGCAATTGAATGGTCATTTGAATTTCTTACATCTAAACAATGGTTAGGTATCCCTCTCAATATGCTTGGGTTCACCGTCTATCGTGGTGATGACAAAGTTCCTCGTGATGATGAAGCAGTTAAACTTTGGAGAGCTGCTGGCGTACCTGAGAAACGTATTGCGTATTGTGGTAAAGATAACTTTTGGAGTGCTGGTGATACAGGTCCTTGCGGTCCTTCGACAGAAATGTTTTATTGGACGGGTGATGGTGCTGCTCCAGAAACATTTGATCCCGATGACAATCGTTGGGTTGAAATTTGGAACGATGTATTCATGACTTATAACCGTCAAGCTAATGGAGAATTAATTCCACTTACAAAGAAAAATGTTGATACTGGTATGGGTTTTGAACGAGCTTTAGCAGTTCTTAACCATCAAAAAAGTTCCTATGAAACTGGTCTCTTTACACCAATTATTGAGAGACTCGAAGAGTTAGCGGGTGTTTCCTACCAACAAAAGAAACGCGAAATGCGTATCATTGCTGACCACTTACGTTCTGCCGTATTCGTCATAGGGGATGATAATGGGATTGCACCATCCAATGTCGATCGAGGGTATATCTTACGCCGGTTGATTCGCCGCGCCATTCGCTATGCTAAATTAATCGGCATCAACGAACCATTCACTGCAGATCTTGCAACAATCATTGTTAAAGAATATGGTGATTATTACACTGAACTCAAACGTAATCAAGCAAAAGTACTTGATGAGTTAGCCAAAGAGGAAGAAAAATTCAGTCAAACCTTAGAGAAAGGCCTTCACATTCTTGAAAAATTGACTGCCAGCAAAAGCACTATTAGTGCTGAAGATGCATTCCTTCTTTTTCAGAGCTACGGATTTCCCCTCGAAATGACTCAAGAACTTGCCGCTGAGAAAAATATTGCAGTTGATACTGTTGGATTTCACAAAGAGTTTGAAAAGCATCAAGAACTCTCTCGCACTGCCGCCGCTGGCATGTTTAAAGGGGGGCTTGCAGACCATTCAGAACAAACTGTGCGATTGCACACCGCAACACATCTGCTCAACGAAGCATTGCGTAAAGTCATATCTGCTGATATTCATCAACGCGGGTCTAACATTACGCCTGAACGATTACGTTTTGACTTTAATTTTCCTCGAAAACTAACCTCTGAAGAAATCAAGAAAGTGGAAGACGAAGTCAATCGCGTTATTCATGCGCAACTAGTAGTTGTCAGAAAAGAAATGACGCATGATCAAGCTGTCAAAATTGGTGCAGAGATGGAGTTTGGCGTTAAGTATCCTGCGACTGTTTCGGTCTATTTCGTTGGTGATTATTCCAAAGAATTCTGCGGCGGTCCACATGTCAATAACACGCAAGATATTGGCAAATTCAAGATCATCAAAGAAGAAGCATCAGCAGCAGGGATTCGAAGAATTAAAGCAGTGGTTGAGTAG
- the pfdA gene encoding prefoldin subunit alpha, whose translation MSEEIQQKLVQFQILQKHIEKIGEHVEMLNAQNEELEESLQALRELQQSVAGSAMLAPVANGIFVKGTLTDTTTLLVNVGSDTVVEKTISQVLEMLSEQQKEITSKVTQAQELLAHLHERAQEIYQNVEEDMNEEAE comes from the coding sequence ATGTCCGAAGAAATCCAGCAGAAGCTTGTGCAGTTCCAAATTCTGCAAAAACACATTGAGAAAATCGGTGAACACGTGGAAATGCTCAATGCTCAAAATGAAGAACTAGAAGAGTCACTCCAAGCGCTACGTGAGTTGCAGCAATCCGTTGCAGGCAGTGCTATGCTTGCGCCTGTGGCCAATGGAATTTTTGTTAAAGGAACACTTACTGACACAACTACCCTTTTAGTAAATGTTGGTTCTGATACCGTTGTAGAAAAAACTATCTCTCAAGTTCTCGAAATGCTTAGCGAACAACAAAAAGAAATTACTTCTAAAGTTACTCAAGCTCAAGAGCTTCTTGCTCATCTTCATGAACGAGCGCAAGAAATCTATCAAAATGTCGAAGAAGATATGAACGAGGAAGCGGAATAA
- a CDS encoding YkgJ family cysteine cluster protein, whose amino-acid sequence MTECDELYADFCMNACCYFPTKRLTPQEAKTLERFTVDESGRFLLENDPITGACVFLDVENGRCQIYEQRPAVCQGYKCHYDSTVTTIISDLRFGRRPFEDLLSIQEPRIK is encoded by the coding sequence ATGACAGAATGTGACGAGCTTTATGCAGATTTTTGTATGAATGCCTGTTGTTATTTTCCTACAAAAAGACTGACACCTCAAGAAGCAAAGACTCTAGAAAGGTTTACTGTTGATGAATCAGGACGTTTTCTGCTAGAAAATGATCCTATTACAGGAGCATGTGTATTCTTAGATGTAGAGAATGGGAGATGTCAAATCTATGAGCAAAGACCAGCAGTTTGTCAAGGGTATAAATGCCATTATGATAGCACTGTCACAACGATTATAAGTGATTTACGATTTGGAAGACGACCTTTTGAAGACTTATTGAGTATTCAAGAACCACGCATTAAGTGA
- the ftsY gene encoding signal recognition particle-docking protein FtsY: MFGKLKDKLKSALSVFSKKTEEEAEVEEKIVEVEQAISEKPVAESVPEPEVPILEEDVEIPVVEEVEEKVVAPVVSKIHIEEKIHQEKVEKTNIEKSIPIQQEKKTVQEKHHPASKVESKPVEKKVEPKETSKPTHKPTPVAKAEVQKHAEPIKSEPAVVKKEEHIEKSHQEQKGTHSTPTIIEPVQPEKKGFFGRLFSKKEETPKEEIKETPTIVTKEDVVEKKHEIHESIKTHHEEKKSEVILQKPEVKAEKPTKKEAIPQKAQEEPVDEQGFFGKLKQAITTKTISTDKFEELFWELELVLLENNVSVEVIERIKEDLKTELVDKPLPRDVLGKINDTLRSTVRDILTYDKVDLIAKVKQAKEQQKPYVVAFFGINGAGKTTSIAKLTAYFQKHKLSVVLAACDTFRAAAIQQLEEHATKLNVKIIKHDYGSDAAAVAFDAIKYAQKNNVDVVLIDTAGRLHSNTNLMAELEKIIRVTKPDLKVFVGESITGNDCIEQARSFNELVQMDGAILTKADVDEKGGAPLSISYVIKKPILFLGVGQKYGDFEEFDVEKMVMRLGL; encoded by the coding sequence ATGTTTGGCAAACTCAAAGATAAACTCAAAAGCGCTCTATCTGTTTTTTCCAAGAAAACCGAAGAAGAAGCAGAAGTAGAAGAAAAAATTGTTGAAGTAGAACAAGCTATCTCTGAAAAACCTGTTGCAGAGTCTGTTCCAGAACCTGAAGTTCCTATCCTTGAAGAAGACGTTGAAATTCCTGTTGTAGAAGAAGTAGAAGAGAAAGTAGTTGCACCTGTTGTTTCTAAAATCCACATCGAAGAGAAGATACATCAAGAAAAAGTAGAAAAAACCAACATAGAAAAAAGCATTCCAATTCAGCAAGAAAAGAAAACTGTTCAAGAAAAGCACCATCCTGCTTCTAAAGTTGAATCTAAACCTGTAGAGAAAAAAGTAGAACCTAAAGAAACATCAAAACCAACTCACAAACCTACTCCTGTTGCTAAGGCTGAAGTACAAAAACACGCCGAACCAATAAAATCTGAACCGGCAGTTGTAAAGAAAGAGGAACATATAGAAAAATCTCATCAAGAACAAAAAGGAACTCACTCAACTCCTACTATCATCGAGCCAGTTCAACCTGAAAAGAAAGGATTCTTTGGTCGCCTATTCTCTAAAAAAGAAGAAACACCAAAAGAAGAGATCAAAGAGACACCTACTATTGTTACAAAAGAAGACGTTGTTGAGAAGAAACATGAGATACACGAATCAATCAAAACTCATCATGAAGAAAAGAAATCAGAAGTTATACTCCAAAAACCAGAAGTAAAAGCAGAAAAACCAACTAAAAAAGAAGCGATCCCGCAAAAAGCACAAGAAGAACCAGTTGACGAACAAGGCTTCTTTGGCAAACTTAAACAAGCTATTACGACAAAAACTATTTCAACAGACAAATTCGAAGAACTCTTCTGGGAACTCGAACTCGTCCTTCTTGAAAACAACGTCTCCGTTGAAGTGATTGAACGCATTAAAGAAGATCTCAAGACTGAACTTGTCGATAAACCTCTCCCTCGTGACGTTCTCGGAAAAATCAATGATACTCTACGTTCAACAGTTCGTGATATCTTAACCTACGACAAAGTTGACCTCATTGCTAAAGTAAAACAAGCTAAGGAACAACAAAAACCATATGTTGTCGCGTTCTTCGGAATCAATGGTGCAGGAAAAACAACCTCCATTGCTAAACTTACAGCCTACTTTCAAAAACATAAACTTAGTGTCGTTCTCGCTGCCTGTGATACGTTTCGTGCTGCGGCGATTCAACAGCTCGAAGAGCATGCAACTAAATTAAATGTCAAAATAATCAAACATGATTATGGTTCTGATGCCGCTGCCGTTGCCTTCGATGCGATCAAATATGCCCAAAAGAACAATGTTGACGTTGTTCTTATTGATACAGCCGGTCGTCTTCATTCCAATACTAATCTTATGGCGGAATTGGAAAAGATCATACGCGTCACTAAACCAGATCTTAAAGTCTTTGTAGGCGAGAGTATTACTGGTAATGATTGTATCGAACAAGCCCGCAGTTTCAACGAGTTAGTGCAAATGGATGGTGCAATTCTTACCAAAGCAGATGTTGATGAGAAAGGTGGTGCACCTCTTTCAATTTCATACGTTATCAAAAAGCCAATTTTATTCTTAGGTGTGGGCCAAAAGTATGGAGATTTTGAAGAATTTGATGTCGAGAAGATGGTGATGAGGTTGGGATTATAA
- a CDS encoding aspartate kinase: protein MFNVYKFGGSSVGSSRAIEASANLIQADPYGKVVVVSAPSGVTDLLLAGDKHHVERGEFPVETFRKIRDRFAATYEGISAAQRHIEVAFSQGGELERRIAHGADLTQQNAPYHTARLASFGEALNHELFALCLQSRGIAARAAPMERLMKLKGKPTCAEYSSRSDTRIQNYVNDGFEGVTVFGGYYGFDAKGNHLIFDRGGSDLSQTLIMRAIRAERGFNCTDSEGVRPIDPRLLEGDEFRDLPTLNHISYDMAQEIARAGGKILHPRCLDPLREVNIPLVVMNTFNPTGGRTQIDGETPQSNRIVAIGGKAGPFHVLRLRTGGMDGVAGYMHRVTGALRKVNTEMIATSDVTITAIHSPPSSSELLKIIKLQRYGSIDTGNSTALVALVGSGFTSHPELYANALTTLGTEKWVDREGATQKGIPVRAVSNAHDNSIWFAVPQDLYKKAAVALYRDLIKNN, encoded by the coding sequence ATGTTTAATGTCTACAAATTTGGTGGATCGAGCGTAGGGAGTTCTCGAGCTATCGAAGCCTCAGCTAATCTCATCCAAGCTGATCCCTACGGTAAAGTTGTTGTAGTTTCAGCTCCTAGTGGCGTAACGGATCTTCTTTTAGCTGGCGATAAACATCATGTTGAACGAGGAGAATTTCCAGTTGAAACATTTAGAAAAATTAGAGATCGTTTTGCAGCAACCTATGAAGGGATCTCAGCGGCTCAACGTCATATTGAAGTTGCTTTCTCACAAGGTGGCGAACTTGAACGAAGAATAGCCCACGGCGCCGACCTCACACAACAGAATGCTCCATATCATACTGCGCGTCTTGCTTCCTTTGGTGAAGCATTAAATCATGAACTCTTTGCACTATGTCTGCAAAGTCGGGGCATAGCAGCAAGAGCAGCCCCTATGGAAAGACTCATGAAATTGAAGGGAAAACCTACTTGTGCTGAATATAGCTCTCGTTCTGATACACGTATACAAAATTATGTTAACGATGGTTTTGAAGGAGTTACAGTTTTTGGTGGATATTATGGGTTTGATGCAAAGGGTAATCATTTAATTTTCGATCGAGGTGGATCAGATCTTTCGCAAACTCTTATTATGCGTGCTATTAGGGCAGAACGTGGGTTCAACTGTACTGATTCAGAGGGGGTTAGACCAATCGATCCACGTCTGCTTGAAGGTGATGAATTCAGAGATTTGCCTACTCTTAATCACATTTCTTATGATATGGCACAAGAAATTGCACGTGCTGGTGGTAAAATTCTTCATCCTCGCTGTCTTGACCCTCTACGTGAGGTTAACATTCCTCTTGTTGTGATGAATACATTTAATCCTACAGGGGGGAGAACACAAATTGATGGTGAAACACCTCAGAGCAATCGTATTGTTGCAATTGGTGGCAAAGCCGGCCCATTTCACGTTCTACGGTTAAGAACAGGAGGCATGGATGGAGTAGCCGGTTACATGCATCGTGTTACAGGAGCTTTACGCAAGGTTAATACCGAAATGATAGCCACATCAGATGTAACTATTACTGCAATTCATTCCCCTCCATCATCCTCTGAGTTGTTAAAAATTATAAAACTTCAACGTTACGGATCTATTGACACGGGTAATTCTACTGCTTTGGTTGCGTTAGTTGGAAGCGGCTTCACTTCCCATCCCGAATTATATGCAAATGCTCTTACAACTTTAGGTACGGAAAAATGGGTTGATAGAGAAGGTGCTACTCAAAAAGGCATTCCTGTTCGTGCAGTCTCAAACGCACATGACAACAGCATTTGGTTTGCTGTTCCGCAAGATCTCTATAAAAAAGCCGCCGTTGCATTATATCGAGATTTAATCAAGAATAATTAA
- the lysA gene encoding diaminopimelate decarboxylase, protein MSSSFLLSLAQQYGTPLYVYDAHIIKERYCELKSWFNYPKTKIFYAMKANYNPTILKVLLQEGANIDAVSPTEILLALKVGFKPEQILYTANMMSDEEIHEVQKLNVLFNIGSLSELERYGQFYPHSSVCLRFNPDVIAGHHEKVKTGGKDTKFGISLEDVEIVKEISKQYHLAVIGIHEHTGSGIPLTSEQFQGILNTLSIITKENFPDLEFVDFGGGFKIPYKESESRADYAEFGKKLVTVFKQCCNTYGKVLQLYFEPGRYLVAEAGTLLVKATTLKQNGNKKIAGVNSGFNHLIRPILYDAYHQILNLSHPHAAPHAYDIVGNICETGDHFAKDRSIPQVSEGDILAICDTGAYGYAMGSIYNLRSMPAEIIIEQGTVLHHTPALTAQELVRRITGSLD, encoded by the coding sequence ATGTCCTCTTCTTTTCTTCTTTCTCTTGCACAACAATACGGAACACCTCTCTACGTCTACGATGCTCACATCATAAAAGAACGGTATTGCGAACTCAAAAGCTGGTTTAATTATCCTAAAACCAAAATTTTCTATGCGATGAAGGCAAATTATAATCCAACTATTCTCAAAGTTCTTCTTCAAGAAGGTGCCAATATTGACGCGGTCTCTCCTACAGAAATTCTCCTTGCACTTAAAGTTGGTTTCAAACCAGAACAGATTCTCTACACTGCTAACATGATGAGTGATGAAGAAATTCATGAAGTACAAAAACTCAATGTCCTTTTTAACATTGGTTCTCTCTCAGAGTTAGAACGCTATGGTCAATTTTATCCACATAGTTCGGTCTGTCTGCGCTTCAATCCTGATGTTATTGCGGGACATCATGAAAAAGTCAAGACGGGGGGGAAGGACACGAAATTCGGCATTTCATTAGAAGACGTAGAAATAGTCAAAGAAATCTCTAAACAATATCACCTCGCAGTTATTGGCATTCATGAACATACTGGTTCAGGTATTCCTCTCACTTCAGAACAATTCCAAGGTATTCTCAATACTCTCTCTATCATAACCAAAGAAAACTTCCCTGATCTCGAGTTCGTCGATTTTGGTGGTGGATTCAAAATACCCTACAAAGAAAGCGAATCTCGTGCAGACTACGCAGAATTTGGTAAAAAACTGGTAACAGTATTCAAACAATGCTGCAATACTTACGGTAAAGTTCTTCAACTTTATTTCGAGCCTGGAAGATATCTCGTTGCAGAAGCAGGGACGTTGTTAGTCAAAGCAACTACACTTAAACAAAACGGAAATAAAAAGATAGCTGGTGTTAATTCCGGATTCAACCATCTCATTCGACCTATTCTCTATGACGCCTATCACCAAATTCTCAACCTTTCGCATCCACACGCAGCTCCACATGCTTACGATATAGTTGGAAACATCTGTGAAACCGGTGACCACTTCGCTAAAGATCGTTCCATTCCTCAAGTGAGTGAAGGCGATATTCTTGCTATCTGCGATACTGGTGCGTATGGTTATGCCATGGGAAGTATCTACAACTTAAGATCAATGCCTGCAGAAATAATTATCGAACAAGGGACAGTCCTACATCACACTCCTGCACTTACCGCTCAAGAATTAGTTCGAAGAATTACTGGTTCTCTTGATTAA
- a CDS encoding 4-demethylwyosine synthase TYW1, which translates to MLTPEARAELEKQQYRIVGEHSAVKTCGWTKNMINGEGGCYKLKFYGIMSNQCMQMTTSISCANRCTFCWRGYKAPVSKDWKWGVDDPNLIFEKSLEAHEKLLVGFGGSHRANKRSFEASKTVKHVALSLTGEPIFYPRINELIDRFHAKGISTFLVTNAQYPEAIRDLKPITQLYVSIDAPNKPMLKEVDVPLFADNWERLNKSLEYLAQKKQRTCVRLTVIKGINDTDFQGYADLIHKGSSDFIEIKSYMFVGPSQQRLKKENMPLHEEIVTFTQELVKYLPDYEIVSEHIPSRVVMLAKKKYKKDGVWYTWINFPKFHELYAEYIATGKEFTSDEYNLKTPQTGLSGKGTVDHLEAMHAKHLKKRADAANATTQSDIVFVDESTDEMELDEKND; encoded by the coding sequence ATGTTAACACCAGAAGCCCGAGCCGAACTCGAAAAACAGCAATATCGTATTGTGGGAGAACATTCTGCAGTCAAGACCTGTGGCTGGACCAAAAATATGATCAACGGTGAAGGCGGCTGTTACAAACTTAAATTCTACGGTATCATGAGCAACCAATGCATGCAGATGACTACGAGCATTAGTTGTGCTAATCGTTGCACCTTTTGCTGGCGAGGTTACAAAGCTCCTGTCTCTAAAGACTGGAAATGGGGCGTCGATGATCCCAACCTGATTTTTGAGAAAAGTCTCGAAGCGCATGAAAAATTACTTGTTGGTTTTGGGGGTTCACATCGAGCCAATAAGCGATCATTTGAAGCGTCTAAAACCGTCAAGCATGTTGCGTTATCTCTTACTGGCGAGCCTATTTTTTATCCTCGTATCAATGAACTTATTGATCGATTCCATGCAAAAGGGATCTCTACGTTCTTGGTTACCAATGCGCAATATCCTGAAGCGATCCGTGATCTTAAACCAATTACTCAACTCTACGTCAGCATTGACGCACCGAACAAACCCATGCTCAAAGAAGTTGATGTGCCTTTGTTTGCTGACAACTGGGAACGCCTCAATAAATCACTAGAATATCTTGCGCAAAAAAAACAACGTACTTGTGTACGATTAACGGTAATCAAAGGAATTAATGATACAGATTTTCAAGGGTATGCCGATTTGATTCACAAAGGCAGTTCTGATTTTATTGAAATCAAATCATATATGTTTGTTGGACCATCTCAACAGCGGCTAAAAAAAGAAAACATGCCCCTGCATGAAGAAATCGTCACTTTCACTCAAGAATTAGTCAAGTATCTTCCGGATTATGAAATTGTTTCAGAGCATATCCCCTCTCGTGTCGTTATGCTCGCCAAAAAGAAATACAAAAAAGATGGTGTGTGGTATACTTGGATTAATTTTCCTAAATTTCATGAACTCTATGCAGAGTATATTGCCACTGGCAAAGAATTTACCTCGGATGAATATAATCTCAAAACACCTCAAACTGGATTATCTGGAAAAGGCACCGTAGATCACTTGGAAGCGATGCATGCTAAACATCTCAAAAAACGTGCTGACGCAGCGAATGCAACAACTCAGAGTGATATCGTGTTTGTCGATGAGAGCACGGATGAAATGGAATTAGATGAGAAGAATGATTAG